The Plasmodium vinckei vinckei genome assembly, chromosome: PVVCY_14 genome window below encodes:
- a CDS encoding aspartyl protease, putative has translation MSQRYLVLLHCVFLLLSVFKTDCYSLQSRSNSKAKHSQNNGVVQGKIGVLRNIGKRDHRANSAFLKVHDEENTDFYNLKLHEKNFRWSLPLALGSEKSVVDLVLTLGNSSTAFYCHDETKPSPETETLGYDLSQSKDLKYVDCKSEQCTEVLGSNECLVLDEYFKQLKGYALRKKNCKSKFCDYVNSMNFLSMSDPAVDRNASVCPFDQKIDSDQIKGFYFNDSFLINESTKITYDYFGCITENTNLNLNADTSGVIGLANDHDSTKKYSSILNSFVSNSGSKKNVFGLCLIEGGGFVSFGGYDKVALGPVPPVKEEAGTVLDDSDYDDSDLTYKNTLLSVDESDGFLWVPYAESEKGAYKIKIPKINLNATGDNSEHEVNKDFTLDTYDYFLSLPKEASTKLTEQINKICKGLGEKCKYDADSASFQMGSEQIGSFPSIEFIFGEHKVIVPPQEYIIDNGKNHYKVLVKHAEGVEKLGVPFFLSKYIVFDNEQKKLGIAQSKCHTTNAYAPVASPPIKPEVPKVPGGDKEPGEVVIVPEVPKVPGEVVVPEDGQDKGFYENNKTAILAVSGVAISGSIIGSIFYLL, from the exons atgtCTCAAAGATATTTAGTGCTTCTTCATTGCGTTTTTCTTCTCTTGAGTGTGTTTAAAACCGATTGCTATTCATTACAATCTCGTAGCAATTCGAAAGCAAAGCATTCTCAAAATAATGGTGTTGTACAAGGAAAAATAGGAGTTTTAAGAAACATAGGAAAAAGAGATCATAGAGCAAATAGTGCTTTCTTAAAGGTAcatgatgaagaaaatactGATTTTTATAACCTCAAATTACATGAAAAGAATTTTAGATGGAGTTTACCTTTAGCTTTAGGATCCGAAAAATCAGTCGTTGATTTAGTTTTAACACTTGGCAATTCCTCTACTGCATTCTATTGCCATGATGAAACAAAACCCTCTCCAGAAACTGAAACATTAGGATATGATTTATCACAATCCAaagatttaaaatatgttgaTTGCAAAAGTGAACAATGTACTGAAGTTTTAGGAAGTAATGAATGTTTAGTTTTagatgaatattttaaacaattAAAAGGATACGctttaagaaaaaaaaattgtaaaagcAAATTTTGCGATTATGTAAATAGCATGAACTTTTTAAGTATGAGCGATCCAGCAGTTGATAGAAATGCATCTGTATGTCCATTTGATCAAAAAATTGATAGCGACCAAATTAAaggattttattttaatgattcctttttaattaatgaaaGCACAAAAATAACATATGATTATTTTGGATGTATAACAGAAAACACAAATTTAAATCTTAATGCAGATACATCTGGTGTTATTGGATTAGCTAATGATCATGATTCTACTAAGAAATATTCATCTATTTTAAACTCTTTCGTTTCAAACTCTGgctcaaaaaaaaatgtatttggTTTATGTTTAATTGAAGGAGGTGGATTTGTTTCTTTTGGTGGATATGACAAAGTAGCTTTAGGCCCTGTTCCCCCTGTTAAAGAAGAAGCAGGCACAGTTTTAGATGATAGTGATTATGATGATTCAGACTtgacatataaaaatacattattatCTGTCGATGAATCAGATGGTTTCCTTTGGGTACCTTATGCTGAATCTGAAAAGGGAgcatacaaaataaaaattccaAAAATCAATTTGAATGCCACTGGTGATAATTCAGAACATGAAGTTAATAAAGATTTTACTCTTGATACAT ATGACTATTTTCTATCATTGCCAAAAGAAGCATCAACTAAACTTACAGAACaaatcaataaaatatgtaaaggTTTAGgtgaaaaatgtaaatatgaTGCCGACTCTGCATCATTCCAAATGGGAAGCGAACAAATAGGCTCTTTCCCATCCATAGAATTCATTTTTgg tGAACACAAAGTGATAGTCCCCCCACAAGAATACATAATAGACAACGG AAAAAACCATTACAAAGTTTTAGTAAAACACGCTGAAGGCGTTGAAAAACTTGGAGTTCCATTTTTCTTAAGCAAATATATAGTATTTGACAacgaacaaaaaaaattag GTATTGCACAATCTAAATGTCACACCACCAACGCATATGCACCCGTCGCTTCTCCTCCTATAAAACCAGAAGTACCTAAAGTACCAGGAGGAGATAAAGAACCAGGTGAAGTTGTTATAGTACCAGAAGTACCTAAAGTACCAGGTGAAGTTGTAGTACCAGAG gATGGCCAAGATAAAGGTTTTTatgaaaacaataaaaCCGCCATTTTAGCAGTTTCTGGTGTTGCTATTTCAGGATCTATTATTGgaagtattttttatcttttataa
- a CDS encoding protein TOC75, putative has translation MKNVSHFYKYIIVILICILASIKCNKIQKPGYSNIQNKLYGNYNNESQEYKYKKVIPNKLFYLENTNKLKEIWDKVKNGYARDPKNGSEKNIKTDSEFRSSKSPIQNDTGDNNEIINNVIINNSTIIDQNGLSNLLKRNNLTTISHKDINKIIKIINEYYIQTNHIFSNVLKYEIKNENDKKTLIIYVNELILDKDCIKVNVYKEGEKRDETKSVQKEDEHATEKTEKEELSKKETSNDKLPINLPNTKEENVNNVKEIIFERENVLSKDVLQYELSVKKKKYSDRIKKMFEKKMNIKESSIFVWDEKMYDLLIKSNLFKYIHVRLAFDKSINKHILEIDVVENKNMIFIPSISKSFNSIFEFCINLTFSYLHSLNFSDKFRIKFFQNLNYKNNKHNYDIIFVNDTIEIEKLKKNFPSYSIYGFNTNRVYKKELNNSFLNDFINIINKQCKKKNEENSEQKNSTKEQRRFKGFIQTKDIYNYLNTNKFFIFYIKKIHNTIFELKVKIKKNVLHNFLCFLKTPDNTVASQSSLSSGDTKVRNNSQISRMAQKFLNSKYNYFIKRKTNDVLLNKLYNIYGSTFKCSLSLNACSSNIFEKTKFLNTFFNLKNKIDLIFYFNTNKNFSVDSFANISLDEDGKNTSKSINTKNFYSYLLSYFKDINKGKYYNIDKINNIHLNYTFYFNKNYKIPISKYVLNLKNVFKKKKLNNQIDGIEKEEKNTQQIIQNNMLNKVKLGGFFPWNFINLNINDIQLLINLEFSITKNLWNYKGINLSNNNSKWFEKKLADIPYAIFNELFNMSNEQNTHNNLDFFKENIEKIEIYKNDLSDSRNYNIHNVNINDATNDYLNKMNCSVNYKLVFPILFNNYFLNLMNMKLYLFLNYNLFDKPQINRNISIANNKNKNTITSNFLKLNYLKKKQKKKQIPSYGFGIIFSNINVFLNFRINSKNMLPSLVMQLNQDTSKFKYLL, from the coding sequence atgaaaaatgtttcacatttttataaatacataatagTTATTcttatatgcattttagctagtataaaatgtaataagATCCAAAAACCAGGATATagtaatatacaaaataaattatatgggaattataataatgaaagccaagaatataaatataaaaaagtaatcccaaataaattattttatctagaaaatacaaataaattaaaagaaatatggGATAAAGTTAAAAATGGTTATGCACGTGACCCTAAAAATGGGAgtgagaaaaatataaagacaGACTCAGAATTTCGTTCCTCTAAAAGTCCCATACAAAATGATACAGGTGacaataatgaaataattaataatgtcataataaataatagtacAATAATTGATCAAAATGGATTATCGAATTTACTGAAACGTAATAACTTAACTACTATTAGTCATAAAgacattaataaaataataaaaattatcaatgaatattatattcaaactaatcatattttctctaatgttttaaaatatgaaataaaaaatgaaaatgataaaaaaacactaataatatatgtcaATGAATTGATACTTGATAAAGACTGCATAAAAGTTAATGTTTATAAAGAGGGTGAAAAAAGGGATGAAACCAAAAGTGTACAAAAAGAAGATGAACATGCCACTGAAAAAACGGAAAAAGAGGAATTGTCAAAAAAGGAAACATCAAATGATAAACTACCCATAAATTTGCCAAATACAAAAGAAGAAAACgtaaataatgtaaaagaaataatttttgagCGTGAAAATGTCTTGAGTAAGGATGTACTACAATATGAGCTaagtgtaaaaaaaaaaaaatatagtgatcggataaaaaaaatgtttgaaaaaaaaatgaatataaaagaaagcTCGATTTTTGTTTGGgatgaaaaaatgtatgacttgttaataaaatctaacttattcaaatatatacatgttaGATTAGCATTTGACAAAAGTATCAATAAGCATATATTAGAAATAGACGTagttgaaaataaaaacatgaTATTTATTCCAAGTATATCAAAAAGTTTTAATTCGATATTTgaattttgtataaatttaaCATTTTCCTATTTACACAGTTTAAATTTTTCTGACAAGTTcagaataaaattttttcaaaatttaaattacaaaaataataaacataattatgatataatttttgttaatgATACAATAGAGATAGAAAAActaaaaaagaattttCCATCCTATTCAATTTATGGTTTTAATACAAATAGAGTTTACAAAAAAGAActtaataattcatttttaaatgattttataaatattattaacaagcaatgtaaaaaaaaaaatgaagaaaatagtGAGCAAAAGAATTCCACCAAAGAACAACGACGTTTCAAAGGTTTTATACAAACAAaagatatttataattatttgaatacaaataagtttttcattttttatattaaaaaaattcataatacaatttttgaattaaaagtaaaaataaaaaaaaatgtattacataactttttatgttttttgaAAACACCTGATAATACGGTAGCTAGCCAAAGTTCGCTATCTTCTGGAGATACAAAAGTTCGAAATAATTCCCAAATTAGTAGAATGGCTCAAAAGTTTTTAAAttctaaatataattattttataaaaagaaaaacaaatgatGTCTtacttaataaattatataatatttatggaTCCACATTTAAATGCTCACTTTCTTTAAATGCATGTtcttcaaatatatttgaaaagacaaaatttttaaatactttttttaatttaaaaaataaaattgatttgattttttactttaatacaaacaaaaattttTCTGTAGACAGTTTTGCAAATATATCTTTGGATGAAGATGGAAAGAATACAAGCAAAAGCATTAATAcgaaaaatttttattcttatttattatcctattttaaagatattaataaaggaaaatattataacatagacaaaataaataatatacatttgaattacacattttattttaataaaaattataaaataccaatatctaaatatgttttaaatctcaaaaatgtatttaaaaaaaaaaaattgaacaACCAAATTGATGGGATAGAAAAAGAGGAAAAGAACACACAACAGATTATTCAAAACAATATGCTCAACAAAGTAAAGTTAGGAGGATTTTTCCCTTGGAATTTTATTAACCTAAATATAAACGATAtacaattattaataaatttagaaTTTTccataacaaaaaatttatggaATTATAAAGGAATAAATCTTtccaataataatagcaaatggtttgaaaaaaaacttgCTGATATTCCCTATGCTATATTTAATGAGCTATTTAATATGAGCAATGAGCAAAATACACACAACAATTTGGATTTTTTTAAGGagaatattgaaaaaatagaaatatataagaatGATTTATCCGATAGTCGTAATTACAACATAcataatgtaaatataaatgatgccacaaatgattatttaaataaaatgaactGTTCagtaaattataaattagtaTTCCCtatactttttaataattattttttaaatttaatgaatatgaagttatatttatttcttaattataatttatttgacaAACCACAAATAAATCGTAACATATCTATagctaataataaaaacaaaaatacgATTACTTCAAATTTTCTAAagttaaattatttaaaaaaaaaacaaaaaaaaaaacaaattccATCATATGGATTtggtattatattttcaaatattaatgtttttttgaattttagAATTAAttctaaaaatatgttaccTTCTTTAGTAATGCAATTAAATCAAGATACAtccaaatttaaatatttgctCTAA
- a CDS encoding CPW-WPC family protein, with protein sequence MVILQHILFYFMFLLALIIYDKEYVFFVNSLSNDKNKNLNTLNANNDEDNFSGTFSFSDELVNSISKTLKRVPLGVLKKKVTIELDKVAKDLNLPNPDEETCDINYSELCPEGWINFGDGKNCLSPSNYIGSCEKKVSFENSTAISKYEFSLKCNVSWPCIGKCVEDFTKECPENWILKKKNICYAPKDYKDICVKEKSFINFSKSEKKIWGDICNVNWPCYEKNYNLLCPLNWEKSPDNKSCIGPESYIGPCKNILYLNNLNKNEKILLKNKCNIEWPINQNDEQNFDSFLCPTGWKLSQVNNSICIAPKEYEGPCDKQISLSMFSKEEKYNFSKNCLVHWPYIQSTKKKNSNQNFKLPCPDNWNLVNEKENICSAPKDYTGPCHNIVSFKSYTKDMKEAWAYACKVNFSYGNLQYEESQKGRKNQKIYGINNSNNSINIPSINNGPFGPSGSIYEGLILDADNGIEYAKNDINKSKNNIIVQDFDNIDSENFIITDEKIKDLILLKESTENENLKQTIDETIKQLRKKYTLYGELK encoded by the exons ATGGTGATTTTACAacatatattgttttatttcatgTTTTTATTGGCTTtgattatatatgataaggaatatgttttttttgtaaactCTTTGagtaatgataaaaataaaaatcttAATACTTTAAATGCAAATAATGATGAGGACAATTTTAGTGGCacgttttcattttctgaTGAGCTGGTAAATTCCATTTCAAAGACCTTGAAAAGGGTTCCTCTTGGAG TGCTGAAGAAAAAAGTAACAATAGAACTTGATAAAGTTGCAAAAGATCTTAATTTGCCAAATCCTGATGAAGAAACATGTGACATTAATTATTCAGAATTATGCCCAGAAGGATGGATAAATTTTGGGGatggaaaaaattgtttaagTCCAAGTAATTATATTGGATcatgtgaaaaaaaagtatcGTTTGAAAATAGTACAGCTATTAGTAAATATGAGttttcattaaaatgtAATGTATCATGGCCTTGTATAGGAAAATGTGTTGAAGACTTTACAAAAGAATGTCCTGAAAATTggattttaaaaaaaaagaatatttgCTATGCTCCTAAAGATTATAAAGATATATGtgtaaaagaaaaaagttttattaatttttctaagtctgaaaaaaaaatatggggAGATATATGTAATGTTAATTGGCCTtgttatgaaaaaaattataatttattatgtcCATTAAATTGGGAAAAAAGTCCAGACAATAAAAGTTGTATAGGACCTGAATCTTATATAGGTccatgtaaaaatattttatatttaaataatttaaataaaaatgaaaaaatattattaaaaaataaatgtaatatTGAATGGCCAATTAATCAAAATGATGAACAAAATTttgattcatttttatgtcCAACAGGATGGAAATTATCACAAGTAAATAATTCAATTTGTATTGCCCCTAAAGAATATGAAGGTCCATGTGATAAACAAATTTCTTTATCTATGTTTAGTAAAGAAgagaaatataatttttcgaAAAATTGTCTTGTTCATTGGCCATATATACAAAgtacgaaaaaaaaaaatagtaaccaaaattttaaattaccATGTCCTGATAATTGGAATTTGGtgaatgaaaaagaaaatatttgtagTGCCCCAAAAGATTATACAGGACCATGTCATAATATTGTCTCTTTTAAAAGTTATACTAAAGACATGAAAGAAGCTTGGGCATATGCCTGCAAAGTCAATTTTTCATATGGTAATCTACAATATGAGGAAAGTCAAAAAGGGagaaaaaatcaaaaaatatatggaataaataatagtaacaATAGTATAAATATCCCATCAATTAATAATGGGCCTTTTGGTCCTTCAGGATCTATATATGAAGGACTAATTTTAGATGCAGATAATGGAATTGAATATgctaaaaatgatattaacaaatcaaaaaataatattattgtaCAAGACTTTGACAATATCGATagtgaaaattttattattacagatgaaaaaattaaagatcttatattattaaaagaatcaactgaaaatgaaaatttgaAACAAACTATTGATGAAACAATAAAACAgctaagaaaaaaatatactctTTATGGGGaactaaaataa
- a CDS encoding splicing factor 3B subunit 3, putative, with the protein MPILYHLTLQKPTAITRTVYGNFSGPKAHEIIVAKGQVLELLRADKQGKLSVIVSKDIFGIIRSLEIFRLTGSNKDYIAIGSDSGRLVILKYDDEKNDFIRVHCETYGKSGIRRIIPGEYIAVDPKGRALMLCAIEKQKFVYILNRDNKENLTISSPLEAHKSHSICHAVVGLNVGFENPMFVSIEQNYEILDKEVTNGNIQLTSNPNEDQQIMEYPKKGLCFWEMDLGLNHVIKKHTLPIDITAHLLIPLPGGQQGPSGLIVCCENYLVYKKIDHDDIYCSYPRRLEVGEEKNISIVCWTIHRIKTFFFILIQSEYGDLYKIEVNHEDGIVKEIICKYFDTVPIANSICVLKSGALFVAAEFGNHFFYQFSGIGNDSNESMCTSNHPSGKNAIIAFKTQKLKNLYLVDQIYSLSPIIDMKILDAKNSSLPQIYALCGRGPRSSLRILQHGLSIEELANNELPGKPKYIWTIKKDNLSEYDGYIIVSFEGNTLILEIGETVEEVYDSLLLTNVTTIHINLLYDNSFIQVYDTGIRHINGKIVQEWVSPKNKQINAATSNGSQIVVSLSGGELIYFEIDESHTLTEIFRKNINVEILCLSIQQLQQNKLRASFLAVGCLDNVVRLLSIEKDQYFKQLSTYILPNNSSPQDICISEMKELGNQKEHTILYLNIGLNTGVLLRSVIDPICGTLSNHYSKYLGAKSVKICHVQVNKNPALLVLSEKTYLCYVYQGKYIYSPLNYDVLEYASSFYSEQCSDGYVAISGSSLRIFRFYRLGEVFSQNILHLTFTPRKIVPLPFPSLFYDNDTSLEIKRIKNIQMLAVIEADHNAYDENTQREIQKALRDIKLEGKGEEEEEEDEIPQDEPDNEEEELLYDRIGTPKAGAGKWGSCIKIINPINLQVIDKVSLELEEAALSVCACELEALHCLIVGTTTNMTLKSRIVPSASLRVYTYDINYKLNLLHITPIEDQPYCFCPFNGRVIVSVGNKLRIYALGKKKLLKKCEYKDIPEAIVSIKVSGDRIFASDIRESVLIFFYDSNQNVIRLISDDIIPRWITCSEILDHHTIMAADKFDSVFILRVPEEAKQEEYGIANKCWYGGEVISSSTKNRKMEHIMSFHIGEIVTSLQKIKLSPASSECIIYSTIMGTIGAFIPYDNKEELELTQHLEIILRTEKHALCGREHIFFRSYYHPVQHVIDGDLCEQFSSLPFDVQRKVASDLEKTPDEILRKLEDIRNKIL; encoded by the exons atgcCTATATTATATCATCTAACTTTACAAAAACCCACAGCAATCACCAGAACAGTGTATGGGAATTTCTCAGGTCCCAAAGCACATGAAATAATAGTCGCAAAAGGTCAAGTATTAGAATTATTAAGAGCTGATAAACAAGGGAAATTGAGTGTTATCGTATCTAAAGATATATTTGGAATAATTCGAAGTTTAGAAATTTTCCGTTTAACTGGCAGTAATAAAGATTATATAGCAATTGGTAGTGACTCAGGAAGATTagtaattttaaaatatgatgatgaaaaaaatgattttattAGAGTCCATTGTGAAACATATGGTAAAAGTGGCATTAGACGGATTATACCTGGTGAGTATATTGCTGTAGATCCAAAAGGTAGAGCTTTAATGTTATGTGCTatagaaaaacaaaaatttgtatatatattaaatagagataataaagaaaatttaaCTATTAGTAGTCCTTTAGAAGCTCATAAGTCTCATTCTATTTGTCATGCTGTAGTTGGATTGAATGTTGGGTTTGAAAATCCAATGTTTGTATCAATCgaacaaaattatgaaatttTAGATAAAGAAGTTacaaatggaaatataCAATTAACTTCTAATCCAAATGAAGATCAACAAATAATGGAATATCCTAAAAAAGGATTATGTTTTTGGGAAATGGATCTCGGATTAAATCatgtaattaaaaaacatacATTACCTATTGATATTACTgcacatttattaataccTTTACCAGGTGGTCAACAAGGACCTAGTGGTTTAATTGTTTGCtgtgaaaattatttagtatataaaaaaatagatcatgatgatatatattgCTCATATCCAAGACGATTAGAAGTTggtgaagaaaaaaatatatctattGTTTGTTGGACAATACATAGAATTAAAacattcttttttatcttaATACAATCTGAATATGgtgatttatataaaatagaaGTTAATCATGAAGATGGTATTGtaaaagaaattatttgtaaatattttgatacAGTACCTATAGCTAACTCTATATGTGTATTAAAATCAGGAGCATTATTTGTAGCAGCAGAATTTggaaatcattttttttatcagtTCTCTGGCATTGGCAACGATTCCAATGAATCTATGTGTACATCTAATCATCCATCAGGAAAAAATGCAATTATCGCATTTAAAACAcaaaaactaaaaaatttatatttagtagatcaaatatattctttatcaCCAATTATtgatatgaaaatattagatGCAAAAAATTCAAGCCTTCCACAAATATATGCTTTATGTGGTAGAGGACCAAGATCCTCTTTACGAATACTACAACATGGCTTAAGTATCGAAGAACTAgcaaataatgaattacCAGGAAAAcctaaatatatttggacaattaaaaaagataacTTAAGTGAATATGATggatatattattgtaagTTTTGAAGGAAATACATTAATATTAGAAATTGGAGAAACTGTAGAAGAAGTATATGATAGTTTACTTCTAACTAATGTAACAActatacatattaatttattatatgataattCTTTTATACAAGTATATGATACAGGAATACGACATATTAATGGTAAGATAGTACAAGAATGGGTATcaccaaaaaataaacaaattaatgcTGCTACTTCAAATGGATCACAAATTGTAGTATCACTTAGTGGTGgtgaattaatttattttgaaattgATGAATCACATACTTTAACGGAAATATttcgaaaaaatattaacgtCGAAATTTTATGCTTATCAATACAACAATtacaacaaaataaattaagaGCTAGTTTTTTAGCAGTTGGATGTCTTGATAATGTAGTACGTTTACTTTCAATTGAAAAAGatcaatattttaaacaactatctacatatatattacctAATAATTCATCACCTCAAGATATTTGTATATCTGAAATGAAAGAGTTGGGTAATCAAAAAGAACatactattttatatttaaatatcgGATTAAATACAGGAGTACTTTTAAGGAGTGTTATAGATCCTATATGTGGTACATTGAGTAATcattattcaaaatatttaggTGCTAAATCTGTTAAAATCTGTCATGTAcaagttaataaaaatccaGCACTTTTAGTATTGTCCGAAAAAACATATCTATGTTATGTATATCAagggaaatatatttattcccCATTAAATTATGATGTACTAGAATATGCATCATCTTTTTATTCTGAACAATGTTCAGATGGTTATGTAGCTATATCTGGAAGTAGTTTAAGAATTTTCCGATTTTATAGACTTGGTGAAGTTTTTAgccaaaatattttacatcTAACATTTACACCAAGAAAAATTGTCCCATTACCATTCccttcattattttatgataatGATACTTCTCTAGAAATTAagagaattaaaaatatacaaatgtTGGCTGTTATTGAAGCAGACCATAATGcatatgatgaaaataccCAACGAGAAATCCAAAAGGCATTACGTGATATTAAGCTCGAAGGAAAAggagaagaagaagaagaagaagatgaGATACCACAAGATGAACCAGATAATGAGGAAGaagaattattatatgatcGTATAGGAACTCCAAAAGCAGGTGCAGGGAAATGGGGATCCTgtatcaaaattattaaccCAATAAACTTACAAGTTATAGATAAAGTATCATTAGAACTTGAAGAAGCAGCTTTAAGTGTTTGTGCTTGTGAACTTGAAGCATTACATTGTTTAATAGTTGGGACTACTACTAATATGACATTAAAAAGTAGAATTGTCCCATCAGCATCTTTAAgagtatatacatatgatataaattacAAACTTAATTTGTTGCATATTACACCTATTGAAGATCAACCATATTGTTTTTGTCCATTTAATGGTAGAGTTATAGTATCGGTTGGCAATAAATTAAGGATATATGCATtagggaaaaaaaaattgttaaaaaaatgtgaataTAAAGATATTCCTGAAGCAATTGTTTCAATAAAAGTTTCGGGAGATAGAATTTTTGCATCTGACATCAGAGAATCtgttcttatatttttctatgaTTCGAATCAAAATGTTATACGACTTATATCTGATGATATTATACCTCGATGGATAACATGCTCCGAAATTTTGGATCACCATACTATTATGGCTGCAGACAAGTTTGATTCCGTTTTCATACTGAGG GTACCTGAGGAAGCAAAACAAGAGGAATATGGAATAGCCAACAAATGCTGGTATGGTGGAGAAGTAATAAGTAGTTCAACCAAAAATAGAAAG ATGGAACACATCATGAGTTTTCATATTGGCGAAATCGTGACGTCCTTACAAAAAATCAAACTATCCCCTGCGAGCAGTGaatgcataatatattccACCATCATGGGAACCATAGGAGCCTTTATTCCGTATGATAACAAGGAAGAG CTGGAACTGACTCAACATttggaaataattttgaggACAGAAAAACATGCTCTTTGCGGAAGAGAgcacatattttttcgttCTTATTATCACCCCGTTCAG caTGTTATTGATGGTGATTTATGTGAACAATTTTCGAGCCTACCATTTGATGTTCAAAGAAAAGTTGCATCCGACTTAGAAAAAACACCAGACGAGATTTTAAGAAAATTAGAAGAcataagaaataaaatactttaa